One Nitrospina watsonii DNA segment encodes these proteins:
- a CDS encoding ABC transporter substrate-binding protein, with amino-acid sequence MWTKRILIFLPLLVTLLLLQSFFWVPTYDRQGAGNPDRLRQFIETSIGDAQILNPILSADTASSRINELVFDGLIDYDDQLNLRGRLATDWILFEDAYLQTLPDFRAGGRVLKTPDDWIRYIRERLSNQKEWWSNVQSITVQPAEQIDAAVKLPERDADGKPVLQNGFPKQIDVAYRLQRPARLHFKLKNVDQHFFDPLEKLFGDALFAHFPHARFIRADDPAEKERLAEQYADILPVVEHNPVIRFDLRKGVRFHDGHEFDSGDVLFTYQSIMNPLNASPRTSDYEPVKRAEVLGPHQIQFVYKRLFSPAITSWMMGILPEHLLNQKTLRQEAAAAGKPVKPGKEVSMRDSDFNRHPIGTGPFVFQKWEGDVEIRLTRNEQYWEGPPEYHEFIMRIIPDMITQEMEFYAGAADNYGVQPHQVARLKDDPNFHSISTVGNNYSYIGYNLRKPLFADPRVRTALGMAIDVDKIIKHVMYNQAERVTGPFSKSTQWYDESVEPIPHDPEGALKILNDLGWKKNADGWLEKDGKVFEFNLITNHGNPIRKNIMTIVQNNWRKLGIKCNTQLFEWAVFLKDFVNAQKFDALILGWAMGFDPDLFQLWHSSQAHPKQLNFVGYKNPEADRLIVAIRREYDQDVQQRMTHQLHRLIAADQPYTFLFAGKSTLLLDKKIVIVEDKPDGSEEYKKIYPVKGGNIFYRFNDWRKLPTAPQFAR; translated from the coding sequence ATGTGGACCAAACGCATTCTGATCTTTTTGCCTTTGCTGGTGACGCTGTTGCTCCTGCAATCGTTTTTCTGGGTGCCCACGTATGACCGGCAGGGCGCGGGCAATCCCGATCGCCTGCGCCAGTTCATCGAAACGTCCATCGGCGATGCGCAGATCCTCAATCCCATCCTGAGCGCCGACACCGCAAGCTCCCGCATCAACGAACTTGTGTTCGACGGACTGATCGATTACGACGACCAGCTCAACCTGCGGGGCCGTCTGGCGACGGACTGGATCCTTTTTGAAGATGCGTACCTGCAAACGCTGCCGGACTTCCGCGCCGGAGGCCGCGTGCTGAAAACGCCGGACGACTGGATTCGTTATATTCGCGAACGCCTTTCCAATCAAAAGGAGTGGTGGAGCAACGTCCAGTCCATCACCGTGCAGCCCGCCGAGCAGATCGATGCTGCGGTGAAGCTGCCGGAACGGGACGCGGACGGCAAGCCGGTGCTGCAAAACGGATTCCCCAAACAGATCGATGTGGCCTACCGGCTGCAACGCCCGGCGCGTCTTCACTTCAAGTTGAAGAATGTGGACCAGCATTTTTTCGATCCGCTGGAAAAGCTATTTGGGGATGCCTTGTTTGCACACTTTCCGCATGCGCGGTTCATCCGGGCTGACGATCCGGCCGAGAAGGAGCGCCTCGCCGAGCAGTACGCGGACATCCTGCCGGTGGTGGAACACAATCCGGTCATCCGGTTCGATCTTCGCAAAGGCGTGCGTTTCCACGACGGGCACGAATTCGATTCCGGCGACGTGCTGTTCACGTACCAGTCGATCATGAACCCGCTCAACGCCTCGCCGCGTACCTCGGACTACGAACCGGTGAAGCGCGCGGAAGTGCTGGGGCCGCATCAAATCCAGTTCGTGTACAAACGGTTGTTCTCGCCTGCCATCACTTCCTGGATGATGGGCATCCTGCCCGAACACCTGTTGAATCAGAAAACCCTCAGGCAGGAAGCAGCCGCTGCGGGCAAACCCGTGAAGCCGGGCAAAGAAGTGTCGATGCGCGACAGCGATTTCAACCGCCACCCGATCGGCACCGGCCCCTTTGTGTTTCAAAAGTGGGAGGGCGACGTGGAAATCCGCCTGACGCGCAACGAGCAATACTGGGAAGGGCCGCCGGAGTACCACGAGTTCATCATGCGCATCATTCCGGACATGATCACGCAGGAGATGGAGTTTTACGCCGGGGCGGCGGACAATTACGGGGTTCAGCCCCACCAGGTGGCCCGGCTCAAGGACGATCCCAATTTCCACAGCATTTCTACGGTCGGCAATAATTATTCTTACATTGGCTACAACCTGCGTAAGCCGCTGTTTGCCGACCCACGAGTGCGCACGGCGCTGGGCATGGCCATCGACGTGGACAAGATCATCAAGCACGTCATGTACAACCAGGCGGAGCGGGTGACGGGGCCTTTTTCCAAATCCACCCAGTGGTACGACGAATCGGTGGAACCGATTCCGCACGATCCCGAAGGCGCCCTGAAAATATTGAATGATCTGGGTTGGAAGAAAAACGCCGATGGCTGGCTGGAGAAGGATGGCAAGGTGTTCGAGTTCAACCTCATCACCAACCACGGCAATCCCATCCGCAAAAACATCATGACCATCGTGCAGAACAACTGGCGCAAGCTGGGCATCAAGTGCAACACGCAGTTGTTCGAATGGGCGGTGTTCCTGAAAGATTTCGTCAACGCGCAGAAATTCGACGCCTTGATCCTGGGATGGGCCATGGGCTTCGATCCCGACCTGTTTCAACTCTGGCATTCCAGCCAGGCCCACCCCAAACAACTCAATTTTGTCGGCTATAAGAACCCGGAAGCCGACCGCCTGATCGTCGCCATCCGCCGCGAATACGACCAGGACGTGCAGCAGAGGATGACGCACCAACTGCACCGCCTCATCGCCGCCGACCAGCCTTATACGTTCTTGTTCGCGGGAAAATCGACGCTGCTGCTGGACAAGAAGATCGTCATTGTCGAAGACAAGCCCGATGGCAGCGAGGAGTACAAAAAAATCTATCCCGTCAAAGGCGGCAATATTTTTTACCGCTTCAACGACTGGCGCAAGCTCCCCACCGCGCCGCAGTTCGCGCGGTGA
- a CDS encoding YfhL family 4Fe-4S dicluster ferredoxin, translating into MATIITDECINCGVCEPECPNAAIDDGTKGGIDFYYIDPELCTECVGFHGEEACQEVCPVDCCIPDPDRRESEQLLLERAQQIHPDQTFPGLDELTAETSLFHNPDRKNAHLDQ; encoded by the coding sequence ATGGCAACAATCATTACTGATGAATGTATTAACTGTGGAGTTTGCGAGCCGGAATGCCCCAACGCCGCAATCGACGATGGCACCAAGGGTGGAATCGATTTTTACTACATCGACCCCGAACTGTGTACCGAGTGTGTTGGATTCCATGGCGAGGAAGCCTGCCAGGAAGTATGTCCGGTTGACTGCTGCATTCCGGACCCCGACCGCCGCGAGTCGGAACAGCTGCTGCTGGAGCGAGCTCAGCAGATCCACCCGGATCAGACGTTCCCGGGTCTCGATGAACTGACTGCGGAGACCTCTTTGTTCCACAATCCGGACCGCAAGAACGCCCATCTGGATCAGTAA
- the hspQ gene encoding heat shock protein HspQ produces the protein MNKSQPKYCIGQMIHHKLYDYHGVVLGVDAVFQLSEEWYQTMARSNPPKDQPWYHIKVHGEDSLRYVAERHLELDKNVFN, from the coding sequence ATGAATAAATCCCAACCCAAATACTGTATCGGCCAGATGATCCATCACAAGCTGTACGACTACCATGGCGTGGTGCTGGGTGTGGATGCGGTGTTCCAACTCTCCGAAGAGTGGTACCAGACCATGGCGCGCAGCAATCCCCCCAAAGACCAGCCCTGGTACCACATCAAGGTGCATGGAGAAGACAGCCTGCGCTATGTGGCCGAACGCCATTTAGAACTGGATAAGAACGTTTTCAATTAG
- a CDS encoding HDOD domain-containing protein — translation MATKIKDMIGSWAASPPVLYYQLKQAMDDPESSFNDYSQIISADPALTARLLKIVNSPFYGFSSTVETIDHALNIIGTDQLMDLSLATVVVSKFKGIPRDLINMETFWMHSIATGIAARKMAMAVGIDNPERFYLAGMLHDIGTLLPLKQQTETAKGVLEKCKETKQHLFLVEKETYGFSHAEVCQLLLMEWQLPQRLIDMVTHHHFPLEVSDPEVRRDCCILNMSDIMIYFLKIGNSGEPAVPQLLPDVPKHAGVPKDVIDKIRKEVPEEVDETVKMFI, via the coding sequence TTGGCAACAAAAATCAAGGACATGATTGGTTCCTGGGCGGCGTCGCCGCCGGTCTTGTATTACCAGTTGAAGCAGGCGATGGACGACCCTGAAAGCAGCTTCAACGACTATTCCCAGATCATCAGCGCCGACCCTGCACTGACTGCCCGGCTTTTGAAAATCGTAAACAGTCCGTTCTACGGTTTTTCGTCCACAGTGGAAACGATCGATCACGCATTGAATATTATCGGCACCGACCAGTTGATGGATTTGTCGCTGGCGACGGTGGTGGTGAGCAAGTTCAAGGGCATCCCGCGTGATCTGATCAACATGGAAACCTTCTGGATGCACAGCATTGCCACCGGCATCGCTGCCCGCAAAATGGCAATGGCGGTGGGTATCGACAACCCGGAGCGGTTTTATCTGGCGGGCATGCTTCACGACATCGGCACCTTGCTGCCGTTGAAGCAGCAGACCGAAACGGCCAAAGGGGTGCTGGAGAAATGCAAAGAGACCAAGCAGCATTTGTTTCTCGTGGAAAAAGAAACATATGGGTTCAGCCATGCGGAGGTTTGCCAGTTGTTGTTGATGGAGTGGCAACTGCCGCAACGCCTGATCGATATGGTAACGCATCATCACTTCCCACTGGAAGTCAGCGATCCCGAAGTGCGTCGCGACTGTTGCATCCTCAACATGTCCGACATCATGATTTATTTTCTGAAGATCGGCAACAGCGGGGAACCCGCCGTGCCGCAGTTGCTGCCGGATGTGCCCAAGCATGCCGGAGTGCCGAAAGACGTCATCGACAAAATCCGCAAGGAAGTTCCGGAGGAAGTTGATGAAACGGTCAAAATGTTTATCTGA
- the msrP gene encoding protein-methionine-sulfoxide reductase catalytic subunit MsrP, whose translation MSHLYIPPDWNENERDITPEHFFYNRRDFIQGMAAAGLAIGGALVPGPAWAESSWLGRLLGDSQPEAMPTFTPIDGLKRNPAYAFTRPMTDEAVALKYNNFYEFTSVKEGVWRLVNEFQPRPWQVEVSGLVNHPKTYDVDDLINTMPLEERVYRHRCVETWAMVVPWNGFPLSELIRRADPQAGARYVRFTSFLNPEVAPGQKQSHLPWPYTEGLTIKEAMNELTLMATGVYSHVLPNQHGAGIRVVTPWKYGYKSIKSVTKIELVAEQPKTFWNTLVPQEYGFVSNVDPAVPHPRWSQQREKMIGTGDVYATEKFNGYGDYVASLYA comes from the coding sequence ACATCCCTCCCGACTGGAACGAAAACGAACGGGACATCACCCCGGAGCATTTTTTTTACAATCGCCGGGATTTCATACAAGGAATGGCGGCGGCGGGCCTGGCCATCGGCGGCGCGCTGGTCCCTGGTCCGGCCTGGGCCGAGTCGAGCTGGCTGGGCCGCCTGCTGGGCGACTCCCAACCCGAAGCCATGCCAACATTCACTCCGATCGACGGCCTGAAACGCAATCCGGCGTATGCGTTCACCCGGCCCATGACCGATGAGGCTGTGGCGCTCAAGTACAATAATTTTTATGAGTTCACCTCCGTCAAAGAGGGTGTGTGGCGGCTGGTGAATGAATTCCAGCCGCGGCCCTGGCAGGTGGAGGTGTCCGGATTGGTGAACCATCCGAAAACCTACGACGTGGACGATCTGATCAATACCATGCCGCTGGAGGAACGTGTGTACCGTCATCGTTGCGTGGAGACCTGGGCGATGGTGGTGCCGTGGAATGGGTTCCCTTTGAGCGAATTGATCCGGCGTGCCGACCCGCAGGCGGGAGCCCGCTATGTGCGCTTCACCAGTTTTCTCAACCCGGAAGTGGCGCCGGGACAGAAGCAGAGTCACCTGCCGTGGCCTTACACCGAGGGCCTGACGATCAAAGAGGCGATGAACGAGTTGACACTCATGGCAACGGGCGTGTATAGCCATGTGTTGCCGAATCAACACGGGGCCGGCATCCGCGTGGTGACGCCCTGGAAATACGGTTACAAAAGCATCAAGTCGGTGACCAAGATCGAGCTGGTGGCGGAGCAGCCGAAGACGTTCTGGAACACGCTGGTGCCGCAGGAATACGGGTTCGTCTCCAATGTGGACCCGGCCGTGCCACATCCACGCTGGTCGCAGCAGCGGGAAAAAATGATCGGTACCGGGGACGTGTACGCGACCGAGAAGTTCAACGGTTATGGGGACTACGTGGCGTCGTTGTATGCCTGA